The proteins below are encoded in one region of bacterium:
- a CDS encoding amino acid--tRNA ligase-related protein, whose translation KDIKAFYMRLNDDGRTVAAMDVLAPGIGEIVGGSQREERLDVLDARLKAMNLDPAPYWWYRDLRRYGTVPHAGFGLGFERAVMYATGVANIRDVIPFPRAPKSADF comes from the coding sequence AAGGACATCAAGGCCTTCTACATGCGCCTGAACGACGACGGCCGCACCGTGGCCGCGATGGACGTGCTGGCGCCCGGCATCGGCGAGATCGTCGGCGGCAGCCAGCGCGAGGAGCGGCTCGACGTGCTCGACGCCCGCCTGAAGGCGATGAACCTCGACCCCGCGCCCTACTGGTGGTACCGCGACCTGCGCCGCTACGGCACCGTGCCGCACGCCGGCTTCGGGCTGGGCTTCGAGCGCGCGGTGATGTACGCCACGGGCGTGGCGAATATCCGCGACGTCATCCCGTTCCCGCGGGCGCCCAAA